A DNA window from Paenibacillus segetis contains the following coding sequences:
- a CDS encoding DUF3604 domain-containing protein, translated as MMKLFWGDLHNHCGITYGFGALTNALEAAKGQLDFCAIIGHAMWPDMPERTEDTAFLVDFHNEGFAKLQADWEAIRSKVQEANIPHEFVTFQGYEIHSSEFGDHHVVSPSDELPLVYAASPQQLAEELAPYQVIAVPHHIGYTPGYRGTNWGAFRSDISPIVEVFSKHGCGMSDGSAYPYYHTMGPRDSRNTVFEGLNQGKKFSFAGSTDHHAGYPGSYGDGRVAVWAEEKTRESIWEAIKAGRTYAVTGDKIECQFTLNGACMGSEVEAASDRHLVLDAICADYIDKITVYKNTKPWKVVTGDSIMMETIPSKGSMSRYKIRVEMGWGESKHGYSWEAKASVENGKLLAADSCFRGQSVLAPEPGMSENLDINKLDNRLVEQTGQSLRWTCTTFQNPSTLHPATAAVILEVEGDEASRVVVEANGIKMEFSLAELLTGSRSMHVQPYSSEAILIHRAVPEAAYQVHLEWNDTEKDKDTDVYHAEIRQANHQFAWISPIFVKS; from the coding sequence ATGATGAAACTATTTTGGGGAGACTTACACAATCATTGTGGAATCACATATGGGTTTGGGGCACTGACGAATGCGTTGGAAGCGGCAAAGGGACAGTTGGATTTTTGCGCTATAATCGGTCATGCCATGTGGCCGGATATGCCGGAACGGACGGAGGATACGGCATTTCTGGTAGACTTCCACAATGAGGGGTTTGCGAAACTGCAAGCGGACTGGGAAGCGATCCGTTCCAAAGTTCAGGAAGCCAATATTCCACATGAATTTGTTACTTTTCAAGGTTACGAGATTCATTCCAGCGAGTTTGGGGATCATCATGTGGTATCGCCAAGCGATGAGCTTCCTCTCGTATATGCAGCTTCTCCACAGCAGCTTGCCGAGGAGCTAGCGCCTTATCAAGTGATTGCAGTTCCGCATCATATCGGTTATACGCCAGGTTATCGGGGAACGAATTGGGGAGCCTTCCGTTCCGATATTTCACCGATTGTTGAAGTATTCTCTAAACATGGATGCGGGATGTCCGATGGGAGTGCATATCCTTATTATCATACGATGGGACCAAGAGACTCGCGTAATACAGTATTCGAGGGCCTCAATCAGGGTAAGAAATTTAGCTTTGCCGGGTCGACAGATCATCATGCGGGTTATCCAGGATCTTATGGGGATGGACGTGTCGCGGTATGGGCAGAGGAGAAAACGCGTGAATCGATCTGGGAAGCGATTAAAGCTGGTCGCACCTATGCGGTTACCGGGGACAAGATCGAATGCCAATTCACACTAAATGGAGCTTGCATGGGCAGTGAAGTTGAAGCGGCGAGCGATCGCCATCTGGTATTGGATGCGATATGCGCAGACTATATTGATAAGATTACGGTGTACAAAAACACGAAGCCTTGGAAGGTGGTTACCGGGGACAGCATCATGATGGAGACAATCCCTTCGAAGGGCTCTATGAGCAGGTACAAGATCAGAGTGGAAATGGGTTGGGGCGAGTCTAAGCATGGCTACAGCTGGGAGGCCAAAGCTTCTGTGGAAAATGGTAAACTGCTCGCTGCAGATAGCTGTTTCCGCGGCCAAAGCGTGCTGGCGCCAGAGCCTGGCATGAGTGAAAATTTAGACATCAACAAGTTAGATAATCGCCTTGTAGAACAGACAGGGCAATCCCTTCGCTGGACCTGTACGACCTTCCAAAACCCAAGTACATTACATCCGGCCACAGCAGCGGTGATACTTGAAGTAGAGGGAGACGAGGCAAGTCGAGTGGTTGTTGAGGCTAACGGGATTAAAATGGAATTCAGTTTAGCAGAATTACTGACGGGATCACGCTCTATGCATGTGCAGCCATACAGTTCAGAGGCGATCCTGATCCATCGCGCAGTTCCAGAAGCTGCTTACCAGGTTCATTTGGAATGGAATGATACGGAGAAGGATAAGGATACAGATGTGTATCATGCTGAAATCCGTCAGGCTAACCATCAATTTGCATGGATTTCACCGATCTTCGTAAAATCATAA
- the mqo gene encoding malate dehydrogenase (quinone), with protein sequence MNRQTKTDVILIGAGIMSATLGSLLKELAPDWDITVLERRAKAGEESSNEWNNAGTGHSSLCELNYTVEQADGSIDISKAVKVNEEFQVSKQFWSYLVNHNRIRNPRDFIVPVPHMSFVQGAPDVRFLKKRFEALSAHPLFPEMEFSDDPEQLKEWIPLMMEDRTLNNPIAATKMGSGTDVNFGALTRMMFNHLQSQNVDLKFNHNVDNIKRTSDGLWELKVRNVENGTTESHTAKFVFIGGGGGSLHLLQKSGIPEGKGIGGFPISGIFMVCRKPEVVAQHRAKVYGKAAVGAPPMSVPHLDTRVIDNQESLFFGPFAGFSPKFLKFGSMFDLITSVKPHNLVNMLASGVKSVSLVTYLVKQLMLTKEQRMEELRQFAPNAKSEDWELIVAGQRVQIIKETAAGKGTLQFGTEVISAADGSIAALLGASPGASTAVSVMLEVMEKCFPQHIQAWEPKIKEMIPSYGESLQGNPELVQDIYTSTARSLGLMTGQRINE encoded by the coding sequence ATGAATAGACAAACGAAAACAGACGTTATCTTAATTGGTGCCGGAATCATGAGTGCTACCTTGGGGTCACTGCTAAAAGAATTAGCTCCAGACTGGGACATCACAGTGCTTGAAAGGCGTGCAAAAGCAGGAGAGGAGAGCTCCAATGAATGGAATAATGCGGGAACTGGGCATTCTTCATTATGTGAGCTTAACTACACCGTCGAACAGGCGGACGGATCTATCGATATCAGCAAAGCTGTAAAAGTGAATGAAGAGTTTCAAGTTTCAAAGCAGTTCTGGTCTTATCTTGTGAATCACAATCGGATTCGTAATCCGCGGGACTTTATCGTGCCAGTGCCTCACATGAGTTTTGTACAAGGGGCGCCAGATGTCCGATTTTTGAAAAAACGATTTGAAGCGCTTTCTGCCCATCCCCTGTTCCCGGAGATGGAATTTTCCGATGACCCGGAACAACTGAAAGAATGGATTCCACTTATGATGGAAGACCGAACATTGAATAATCCTATAGCGGCCACAAAAATGGGCTCGGGTACGGATGTTAACTTTGGTGCTTTAACGCGTATGATGTTCAATCACTTACAGAGTCAAAACGTCGATCTAAAATTCAATCATAATGTGGACAATATTAAACGTACGAGCGACGGCTTGTGGGAATTGAAAGTGCGGAATGTGGAGAACGGTACGACCGAGAGCCATACGGCAAAATTCGTATTTATCGGTGGCGGTGGCGGAAGTCTACATTTGCTGCAAAAATCCGGGATCCCTGAAGGAAAAGGGATCGGGGGATTCCCTATAAGTGGAATATTCATGGTGTGTCGCAAGCCAGAAGTTGTAGCACAACATCGAGCTAAAGTATATGGTAAAGCGGCGGTTGGTGCTCCGCCAATGTCTGTGCCGCATCTTGATACCCGGGTGATTGATAACCAAGAATCGTTGTTCTTCGGACCGTTCGCCGGTTTTTCACCTAAGTTCTTGAAATTTGGATCCATGTTCGATCTGATTACTTCCGTCAAACCACATAATCTCGTCAATATGCTCGCGTCAGGTGTAAAAAGCGTTTCATTAGTTACGTACTTGGTCAAGCAATTGATGTTAACCAAGGAACAGCGTATGGAAGAATTACGACAGTTTGCTCCGAACGCCAAAAGTGAAGATTGGGAGCTGATTGTAGCAGGCCAGCGTGTACAAATTATTAAAGAAACAGCCGCTGGTAAAGGTACACTTCAATTTGGTACAGAGGTTATTAGTGCCGCCGATGGCTCCATAGCTGCATTGCTCGGAGCTTCTCCTGGTGCTTCTACCGCCGTTTCCGTCATGCTTGAGGTTATGGAAAAATGTTTCCCGCAGCATATCCAGGCATGGGAGCCAAAAATAAAAGAGATGATTCCTTCGTATGGCGAATCACTACAGGGTAATCCCGAGCTAGTTCAGGACATTTATACTTCAACCGCCCGTTCGCTGGGGTTAATGACAGGTCAAAGAATAAACGAATAG
- a CDS encoding glycosyltransferase family 4 protein — protein MLTINMLSSAHKVKAQGVLSAYIEQVNLVETGLKEQYTVTKNRMIPGHINHYHTIDFKFFLSIPFAKIRGTTVAYVHFVPETIEESLKLPAFAKAIFYAYMIWFYRAVDHIVVVNPYFIEVLKKYKIDERKVTYIPNFVSEDQFYRLPEASIAATKQKYAVPSDKFVVLGVGQVQTRKGILDFIETAKQLPDIQFIWAGGFSFGSITEGYKELKWHVDNPPENVNFIGIISREEMNAVYNIADIMFLPSYNELFPMSILEALALKIPVLLRNLDLYENILFDYYLKGDHVPGFVQIIKQLQPKGEDYNTWCNRSQQCHEYYSERHVLELWDHFYNDITPHNQ, from the coding sequence ATGCTTACTATTAATATGCTATCATCGGCACACAAGGTAAAGGCACAAGGGGTTTTATCCGCTTATATCGAGCAAGTAAACTTGGTGGAGACGGGACTAAAGGAACAGTATACTGTTACAAAAAATCGGATGATTCCGGGCCATATTAATCATTACCATACCATAGACTTTAAGTTTTTTTTGAGTATCCCCTTTGCAAAAATAAGAGGAACAACCGTAGCCTATGTTCATTTTGTACCGGAAACTATCGAGGAGAGTTTAAAACTACCCGCCTTCGCTAAAGCTATATTTTACGCCTATATGATTTGGTTCTATAGAGCCGTTGACCATATCGTCGTAGTTAATCCTTACTTCATCGAGGTTCTGAAGAAATATAAAATAGATGAGAGAAAGGTAACTTATATCCCTAACTTCGTCTCCGAGGACCAATTCTATCGATTGCCGGAAGCATCCATTGCTGCAACGAAGCAAAAGTATGCGGTCCCCTCGGACAAGTTCGTTGTCTTAGGCGTTGGTCAGGTTCAAACTCGCAAAGGAATATTGGATTTCATTGAGACCGCGAAACAACTTCCTGACATACAGTTCATATGGGCCGGTGGCTTCTCATTTGGCTCCATCACGGAGGGATACAAAGAACTTAAATGGCATGTCGACAACCCGCCCGAAAATGTTAATTTCATAGGTATTATTAGCAGGGAAGAAATGAATGCTGTATATAACATCGCGGATATCATGTTTCTACCTTCTTATAACGAACTGTTCCCCATGTCTATTCTCGAAGCATTAGCCTTGAAAATTCCTGTGCTATTAAGGAACCTAGATTTATATGAAAATATCTTATTTGATTATTATTTGAAGGGTGATCATGTACCAGGGTTCGTCCAAATCATAAAGCAACTCCAGCCCAAAGGAGAAGATTACAACACTTGGTGCAATCGCTCGCAGCAATGTCACGAATATTATTCCGAACGCCATGTGTTGGAATTATGGGATCATTTCTATAACGACATAACCCCTCATAACCAATAA
- a CDS encoding lysylphosphatidylglycerol synthase transmembrane domain-containing protein: MKNKIFSTIIVIVTFCIFLSFFLFTKGLPSLIQEIKLLDRSWILLSVVCLLVFWFFEMLVLYIITGKLYPIKRLLARSIKFEMIGQFFGAVSPFSAGSHPAQLYAMTERGIPVGIAGSILMIKFLIHQAVNIAILILAFVYKFGYFNARVDYFPYLCILGLAVHVVIMIFSVMFSVNSKLTLRILTAVFKFLHTVRLLKDVDSRLQQIKIELEKFHQNAALITKHRRMCLYATLFTCIQYLAFFSIPYCIYRSFGLDSVDMWTLICAQIFLVNFMAIIPLPGAAGGAEGGFYLIYSLFFHSSTILTAIFVWRLLTYYFSIAAGSVFLLVSPNVKKSH, from the coding sequence ATGAAGAATAAAATATTCAGTACCATCATTGTCATCGTGACTTTCTGTATCTTCTTGTCGTTTTTCCTGTTCACCAAAGGCTTACCTTCGTTAATCCAAGAAATTAAATTGCTAGATCGCTCATGGATTCTGCTATCTGTTGTATGTTTACTTGTGTTTTGGTTTTTCGAAATGTTGGTGTTATATATCATAACGGGAAAGCTATACCCGATTAAAAGATTGCTTGCCCGATCGATTAAGTTCGAGATGATCGGCCAATTCTTCGGCGCCGTTTCGCCCTTTTCGGCTGGAAGCCATCCTGCCCAACTCTATGCGATGACGGAACGCGGTATCCCTGTGGGGATAGCTGGCTCTATTCTAATGATCAAATTTTTGATTCATCAAGCCGTGAACATCGCCATTTTGATCTTAGCGTTCGTGTACAAGTTTGGTTATTTTAACGCTAGGGTCGACTATTTTCCGTATCTTTGCATTTTGGGTCTCGCCGTTCACGTTGTCATCATGATATTCTCTGTAATGTTCTCGGTTAATAGTAAACTGACTTTGCGTATCCTAACAGCTGTATTTAAATTTTTACATACTGTAAGACTCTTAAAGGACGTGGATTCTAGGCTCCAGCAAATCAAGATTGAATTAGAAAAGTTCCATCAGAATGCTGCCCTGATCACGAAACATAGACGAATGTGTCTTTACGCCACGCTATTCACATGCATTCAATATTTAGCTTTCTTTAGCATTCCTTACTGCATTTATAGAAGCTTCGGCTTGGATTCCGTGGATATGTGGACCCTCATTTGCGCCCAAATATTCTTGGTCAACTTCATGGCGATCATCCCGCTTCCTGGTGCCGCGGGAGGTGCAGAGGGCGGATTTTATTTGATTTACAGTTTATTTTTTCATTCGAGTACGATTCTGACCGCCATCTTTGTTTGGAGATTGCTCACCTATTATTTCTCTATCGCAGCCGGCAGCGTGTTTCTGCTGGTATCACCGAACGTCAAAAAAAGCCATTAA
- a CDS encoding glycosyltransferase family 4 protein, whose product MRILITTDTFSPMINGVVTSVKNLYKELKSNGHDVKILTLSPTRKETVEGDVYYVKSIPIGVYPDAKIKFPFYNKLINEIIQWGPDVIHSQTEFSMMLVSRHIAKKLNIPQIHTYHTMYENYLDYLWGGKIISKNMSIKITKRMLNNLDGVIAATNKTKNTLLSYGVNKPTYVVPTGIELSKFQRELSAEDKQTIMKELQLNQSDRVLVYVGRIAEEKNISEILTLLPDVIKICDKVKLLIVGGGPYLTHLQDQVKKQVLEDHVIFTGMIHSDEVYKYYKMGEIFVNASTSETQGLTYLEALSSGCPVVCKYDPCLDGVIEQGDNGYSYKEKDEFVRYIHEILSNVSLRNRMCKQAVLKAKDYSSGIFASGVLDKYRSTIQANQEAKVSLVTFGNPKAHEREV is encoded by the coding sequence ATGAGGATTTTAATAACGACGGATACCTTTTCCCCGATGATCAATGGTGTTGTCACTTCGGTCAAAAATCTATATAAAGAATTGAAGTCCAATGGACATGACGTTAAGATTCTGACCTTATCACCTACCCGCAAAGAGACGGTCGAAGGAGATGTGTATTACGTAAAATCTATTCCCATCGGCGTCTATCCGGATGCAAAAATTAAGTTTCCCTTTTACAACAAGTTGATTAATGAAATTATACAGTGGGGACCGGATGTCATTCATTCTCAAACTGAATTTTCTATGATGCTGGTTTCTAGGCATATCGCCAAAAAACTAAATATACCCCAGATACATACGTATCACACCATGTATGAGAACTATTTGGATTATTTATGGGGTGGAAAGATCATCAGCAAGAATATGTCGATAAAAATAACGAAGAGAATGTTGAACAATCTCGATGGTGTTATTGCTGCGACGAATAAAACAAAAAATACGCTATTAAGTTACGGGGTAAATAAGCCTACTTACGTCGTGCCAACCGGGATAGAGTTGAGTAAATTTCAACGGGAGCTATCGGCTGAAGATAAACAAACTATTATGAAGGAATTACAGCTTAATCAGAGCGATAGGGTACTCGTCTATGTCGGAAGGATCGCGGAAGAAAAGAACATTAGCGAAATCCTGACCCTTCTACCGGATGTAATCAAAATTTGCGACAAGGTAAAGTTGCTAATCGTAGGCGGAGGGCCCTATTTAACTCATTTGCAAGACCAAGTTAAGAAACAAGTTTTAGAAGACCACGTTATTTTTACGGGAATGATCCATTCAGATGAAGTTTATAAGTACTATAAAATGGGCGAAATTTTCGTGAACGCATCCACTAGCGAAACCCAGGGATTAACTTATTTAGAGGCACTGAGCAGCGGATGTCCCGTGGTATGCAAATACGATCCTTGCTTGGACGGGGTAATTGAGCAGGGGGATAACGGTTATTCGTACAAGGAGAAAGATGAATTTGTCCGTTATATCCATGAAATACTCAGCAATGTCAGTTTGAGAAATAGAATGTGCAAACAGGCGGTCCTGAAGGCCAAAGATTATTCCAGCGGTATATTCGCGAGTGGAGTATTAGATAAGTATCGGAGCACGATACAAGCCAATCAGGAAGCCAAAGTATCCTTGGTGACGTTCGGAAATCCCAAGGCCCATGAGAGGGAAGTTTGA
- a CDS encoding phosphatase PAP2 family protein: MKKIQNQLPLLWLLSIPLLGTIYSLQNHARPDVHLLVTQFDRATPFVPFFSIFYFIWYPFIFITLFLIFQKRRSAYYHTLIAVCIGILIANVIFWVYPTMVPRPTLGEGWNFFVPITYRLDEPYNGFPSIHVLTCFLMLRGSHILNKPARWAVAFLSWTIILSTLFIKQHVIADAMAGIAVGEIVFRITGWLVKAKQRPVPQDSTLAS; encoded by the coding sequence TTGAAGAAAATACAAAACCAACTGCCACTTCTCTGGCTCTTGTCTATTCCGTTACTAGGCACAATATATTCTTTGCAGAACCACGCGAGACCGGACGTGCATTTGCTTGTAACACAGTTTGACCGTGCCACGCCGTTTGTACCGTTCTTTTCGATATTTTATTTTATTTGGTATCCATTTATCTTTATCACACTCTTTTTGATCTTCCAAAAGCGAAGGTCTGCATACTATCATACCCTCATTGCCGTCTGTATCGGAATATTAATTGCCAACGTTATTTTTTGGGTCTATCCAACCATGGTCCCTCGGCCCACATTAGGGGAGGGGTGGAACTTTTTCGTACCCATCACTTACAGACTAGATGAACCGTATAACGGTTTTCCTAGTATTCATGTGCTTACTTGCTTTTTGATGCTGAGAGGTTCACATATTTTAAACAAGCCGGCTCGCTGGGCGGTAGCTTTCTTATCTTGGACGATCATCCTATCGACGTTGTTCATTAAGCAACATGTCATCGCGGATGCAATGGCAGGTATTGCTGTTGGTGAAATTGTGTTCCGGATAACTGGCTGGCTCGTCAAAGCAAAGCAACGACCGGTCCCACAGGATTCTACCCTTGCTTCATGA
- a CDS encoding protein adenylyltransferase SelO, giving the protein MTMIKELIEAGWNFDNSYARLPGTFYTHLDPTPVSAPHLIICNDRLAATLGLNAEALQSEDGVAVFAGNQIPEGAAPLAQAYAGHQFGYFTMLGDGRAILIGEQITPRGERVDIQLKGSGETPYSRSGDGRAALGPMLREYIISEAMHGLGIPTTRSLAVVTTGETIIRETELPGAILTRVAASHLRVGTFQYAANWGKDGELRDLANYTIHRHFPGVENSSENPYLRLLQEVIKRQAKLIAKWQLVGFIHGVMNTDNMAISGETIDYGPCAFMDVYDPATVFSSIDRDGRYAYGNQPKMAAWNLARFAEALLPLLHDDREQAINLAQDAISNFSDLYRRHWLEGMRAKLGIFNEEEQDESLSIDLLDLMYKHGADYTNTFLALTFEQLENSELNDSTEFNEWQVRWQARLSRQQEPKVSSQALMRSSNPAVIPRNHRVEAALEAAVNQEDYSVMERLLAVLRNPYEHTSVQAEFAALPPKSCGPYQTFCGT; this is encoded by the coding sequence ATGACCATGATCAAAGAACTCATAGAAGCCGGTTGGAATTTCGATAACAGTTATGCTCGTCTGCCTGGAACATTCTATACCCACTTGGACCCAACTCCAGTAAGCGCACCGCATTTGATTATTTGTAATGATCGACTTGCAGCCACCCTGGGGCTAAACGCTGAGGCGCTTCAGAGCGAAGATGGCGTAGCTGTATTTGCCGGGAATCAAATTCCGGAGGGCGCTGCACCGTTAGCTCAAGCTTATGCAGGGCATCAATTCGGATATTTCACCATGCTGGGCGACGGCCGAGCTATATTGATCGGGGAACAGATTACGCCTAGAGGTGAACGGGTAGATATTCAGCTCAAGGGTTCGGGTGAAACACCGTATTCTCGATCAGGCGATGGGCGAGCAGCACTGGGTCCCATGCTGCGTGAGTACATCATTAGCGAAGCGATGCACGGGCTTGGGATTCCGACTACGCGAAGTCTTGCGGTTGTGACGACAGGTGAGACCATCATCCGCGAGACCGAACTGCCGGGTGCTATTCTGACTCGTGTGGCTGCTAGTCATTTGCGTGTAGGTACGTTTCAATACGCTGCCAATTGGGGCAAAGACGGTGAGCTCCGGGACCTAGCGAATTACACCATACATAGGCATTTTCCTGGCGTGGAGAATTCCTCTGAGAATCCATATCTTCGTCTGCTTCAGGAAGTGATCAAACGTCAAGCTAAGCTGATTGCGAAATGGCAACTGGTGGGCTTCATTCACGGGGTAATGAATACCGACAATATGGCGATTAGCGGCGAGACGATTGATTATGGCCCATGCGCTTTCATGGATGTATACGATCCGGCAACGGTATTCAGTTCCATCGATCGGGATGGTCGCTATGCCTATGGTAACCAACCGAAAATGGCTGCATGGAATCTCGCACGGTTTGCTGAAGCTCTATTGCCGCTCTTGCATGATGACCGGGAACAGGCGATCAATCTGGCCCAGGATGCCATATCAAATTTCTCGGACTTATATCGTCGTCATTGGCTTGAGGGGATGAGAGCGAAGCTAGGGATATTTAATGAAGAGGAACAAGACGAATCCTTGAGTATAGATCTACTTGACTTGATGTATAAACATGGTGCTGACTACACGAATACGTTCCTCGCATTAACGTTTGAACAGCTGGAGAATTCGGAGCTGAACGATAGCACCGAATTTAACGAGTGGCAGGTAAGATGGCAGGCAAGATTAAGTAGACAACAAGAACCGAAAGTTTCATCGCAAGCTTTAATGCGTAGCAGTAACCCTGCGGTAATCCCGCGTAATCACCGGGTAGAGGCGGCGCTTGAAGCCGCAGTGAATCAAGAAGACTACAGTGTAATGGAGCGACTGCTCGCTGTTCTTAGAAATCCCTACGAGCACACCTCCGTACAAGCTGAATTCGCAGCGCTGCCTCCGAAATCTTGTGGTCCTTATCAGACCTTTTGCGGTACCTGA
- a CDS encoding cupin domain-containing protein, whose protein sequence is MKQHDAQYYVSKLGLDPHPEGGYYKRTFESEEQTSAQELSVDFEGKRKLYTSIYFLLGSNDVSHFHRLKSDELWYYHAGSPLTVHVIDEHGEYKEYKLGLNLDNGESPQVLVPKNSIFGSSVTDEDTFSLVGCMVSPGFEFQDFELFTQDELLAEYPQHKDVIMKLAYEAIPV, encoded by the coding sequence ATGAAGCAACATGATGCACAATATTATGTATCAAAGCTTGGACTGGATCCACATCCAGAGGGTGGATATTACAAAAGAACATTTGAATCCGAAGAACAAACTTCAGCTCAAGAATTATCCGTAGATTTTGAAGGGAAGAGAAAACTTTACACGAGTATCTACTTTCTATTAGGCTCTAATGATGTCTCCCATTTTCATCGTTTGAAATCAGATGAATTATGGTATTATCACGCCGGAAGTCCTTTAACAGTTCATGTTATTGATGAACATGGGGAATATAAAGAATATAAACTAGGATTAAACTTAGATAACGGGGAATCCCCACAAGTGCTAGTTCCGAAAAATTCTATCTTTGGTTCATCCGTTACGGATGAAGATACATTCTCCTTAGTAGGATGTATGGTTTCGCCTGGGTTCGAATTTCAAGATTTCGAGTTGTTTACACAGGACGAGCTGTTGGCCGAGTATCCTCAGCATAAAGATGTCATTATGAAGTTGGCCTATGAAGCTATTCCTGTTTAG
- a CDS encoding glycoside hydrolase family 5 protein, giving the protein MTTTTPTNHFVQVTGENFTVNGEKILFRGFNLGTWMNLEHFLIGLPGTDTMIKKAFDEVYGKERSTDFFDRFLMEYMDEKDFEFLKKIGVNHLRLPFNYKYFIDDQNPGVYKNDGFKYLDHIINLCEKYEIYAILELHSVPGGQNPDWHCDTYSGLPLFWEYGALRDTVIGLWGHIAQYYKEQPWIAAYDIVNEPSLVTNAEVFNDFYRKVVAEIRKYDQKHIIFIEGNAFTTDFSMLDPMDDPQIAYEFHFYPFVKEPAVLTHEMSRERRKEIFAEEFHRLLEIREKYKRPLWCGELGLVYEKEDIDFQMTIIEDMLDLCEQNDVSWALWLYKDANVMGIVYPKEETPWRQLTEEIKLVWNQHKEQEKGEALVDYMAETYFKPISKEERYPLQFRMRTIMQVICVEQNLKPYLQKRSWEEMSKLPESFRWENCEHWNELEALIEKYTKA; this is encoded by the coding sequence ATGACCACAACTACTCCTACAAATCACTTTGTTCAGGTTACAGGCGAGAATTTTACAGTTAACGGTGAAAAAATCTTGTTCCGCGGTTTCAACCTAGGTACATGGATGAATTTGGAGCATTTTTTAATCGGTCTTCCGGGTACGGATACCATGATTAAAAAGGCATTTGATGAAGTATACGGCAAGGAACGCAGTACAGATTTCTTCGATCGCTTCTTGATGGAATATATGGATGAAAAGGATTTTGAATTTTTGAAAAAGATCGGCGTCAACCATCTGCGGCTTCCTTTTAACTATAAGTACTTTATCGATGATCAAAATCCGGGCGTATATAAAAATGATGGTTTTAAATATCTGGATCATATTATTAACTTATGTGAAAAATACGAGATCTACGCGATTTTGGAGCTTCACTCCGTTCCTGGCGGACAAAACCCGGACTGGCACTGCGATACCTACTCCGGTCTGCCGCTATTCTGGGAGTACGGTGCTCTACGTGATACCGTCATCGGCCTTTGGGGCCACATCGCGCAATATTACAAGGAGCAACCTTGGATTGCCGCTTACGATATTGTAAACGAACCTTCTTTGGTTACCAACGCGGAAGTGTTCAATGATTTCTACCGTAAAGTGGTAGCAGAAATTCGTAAATATGATCAGAAGCATATTATTTTCATTGAGGGCAATGCCTTTACGACGGACTTTTCCATGCTCGATCCGATGGACGATCCGCAAATCGCCTACGAGTTCCACTTCTATCCGTTCGTAAAAGAACCGGCCGTACTTACGCATGAAATGAGCCGCGAACGCCGTAAGGAGATCTTCGCGGAGGAATTCCACCGTCTCCTTGAGATCCGCGAGAAATATAAGCGCCCGCTCTGGTGCGGCGAGCTTGGATTGGTGTATGAGAAGGAAGACATCGACTTCCAGATGACGATTATTGAGGATATGCTCGATTTGTGTGAACAGAATGATGTATCTTGGGCACTGTGGCTTTATAAGGACGCTAACGTGATGGGAATTGTATATCCGAAAGAAGAAACCCCATGGCGCCAATTGACCGAAGAAATCAAGCTGGTTTGGAATCAACATAAAGAGCAGGAGAAGGGCGAAGCCTTGGTAGATTACATGGCGGAAACCTATTTCAAGCCCATCTCCAAGGAGGAACGTTATCCGCTCCAATTCCGTATGAGAACAATCATGCAAGTGATTTGTGTGGAACAGAACCTGAAGCCCTACCTGCAAAAACGTTCATGGGAGGAAATGTCCAAGCTGCCGGAATCGTTCCGCTGGGAGAACTGCGAGCATTGGAACGAGCTTGAAGCACTGATTGAGAAATACACCAAGGCATAA